One Eptesicus fuscus isolate TK198812 chromosome 11, DD_ASM_mEF_20220401, whole genome shotgun sequence genomic region harbors:
- the TMEM177 gene encoding transmembrane protein 177 gives MAGPLWRAAAFVQRHRTGLLVGSCAGLFGAQILYHLFPDPVVRWLYQYWPQGQPAPLSPKLQRLFQEVLQDVGVPSGHCYKAFTAFTFQPVSAGFPRLPAGAVVGIPASFLGDSVTNTDRPVIVHGQRVDWKSPEGTRLRDALTLSHDAQKFALAREVVYLESGTVALQALPAPACLAGTWTLGISAKHALGLYGGPMNFRVAFNLVAAVVGFVAYAFSTDSLTHALEAWLDRRTASMSAAYSQGGVEFYEKVLSGNLALRSLLGPPGEKLYTPSGNIVPRHWFRIKHLPYTARRDSMLQMWRATRNPGHS, from the coding sequence ATGGCAGGTCCCCTGTGGCGGGCCGCAGCGTTTGTGCAGAGACATAGGACAGGCCTATTGGTGGGTTCCTGTGCAGGCCTGTTTGGGGCCCAGATCTTGTACCACCTCTTCCCAGATCCGGTGGTTCGATGGCTGTACCAGTACTGGcctcagggccagccagccccgctctCCCCGAAGCTTCAGAGACTTTTCCAAGAGGTGCTGCAGGACGTTGGCGTCCCGTCGGGCCATTGCTACAAGGCCTTCACCGCTTTCACCTTCCAGCCGGTGAGTGCTGGCTTCCCAAGACTCCCTGCTGGGGCCGTGGTGGGCATCCCCGCCAGCTTCCTGGGTGACTCAGTGACCAACACTGACCGCCCTGTGATTGTACACGGGCAAAGAGTGGACTGGAAAAGCCCAGAAGGTACCCGGCTGAGAGACGCCCTGACCCTGTCCCATGATGCCCAGAAGTTTGCCTTGGCCAGGGAGGTGGTGTACCTGGAGAGCGGTACAGTTGCCCTGCAGGCCCTGCCGGCCCCAGCTTGTCTGGCAGGCACTTGGACACTGGGCATAAGTGCCAAGCATGCCCTGGGGCTCTATGGAGGCCCCATGAACTTCAGAGTTGCCTTCAACCTGGTGGCGGCAGTGGTAGGCTTTGTGGCTTACGCCTTCTCCACAGACTCTCTCACTCATGCCCTGGAAGCCTGGCTGGACCGCCGCACAGCTTCCATGTCTGCAGCCTATTCCCAGGGTGGAGTGGAGTTCTATGAGAAGGTTCTGTCTGGCAACCTGGCCCTGCGCAGTCTCTTGGGTCCACCCGGAGAGAAGCTGTATACGCCCAGTGGGAACATCGTCCCCCGACATTGGTTCCGCATCAAACATTTACCCTACACGGCCCGCCGGGATTCCATGCTGCAGATGTGGAGGGCGACTCGCAACCCAGGCCACTCCTGA
- the LOC103287793 gene encoding 60S ribosomal protein L39-like: protein MVIAGFRWRILETFSIRESVCVCFSFTVSSHKTFRIKRFLVKKQKQNRPIPQWIRMKTGNKIRYNSKRRHWRRTKLGL, encoded by the exons ATGGTCATCGCTGGCTTCCGATGGCGTATTTTGGAAACTTTCTCCATCAGGGAGA gtgtgtgtgtttgcttctcCTTCACCGTGTCTTCCCACAAGACTTTCAGGATCAAGAGGTTCCTGgtcaagaaacaaaagcagaatcgGCCCATTCCCCAATGGATTCGGatgaaaactggtaataaaatcAGGTACAACTCGAAGAGGAGACATTGGAGAAGAACCAAACTGGGCCTATGA